Proteins encoded together in one Candidatus Xianfuyuplasma coldseepsis window:
- a CDS encoding cyclodeaminase/cyclohydrolase family protein, producing MKLIDHTIEDFINQVDSSSPAPGGGSVSALSATMGVALLRMVGHITIGRKAFNKYSEDQQQAFIDAWNKLDDIKQDLIPLIDEDTDAFNQIMTAFKLPKTTEDEIKYRQQAIQGATIYAIDVPLRVANLCMKALRTIEPIKAYGNRNAISDVEVAELQLQAACHGALKNVSINITSLSNQKLVEAYQMQVDAILNQIQ from the coding sequence ATGAAATTAATTGATCATACAATTGAAGATTTTATAAACCAAGTTGATTCCTCATCACCTGCTCCAGGTGGTGGAAGTGTTAGTGCTTTGTCTGCGACGATGGGTGTAGCTTTACTACGGATGGTAGGACACATTACCATCGGCCGCAAAGCATTTAATAAATATAGTGAAGACCAACAACAAGCATTCATTGATGCATGGAACAAGTTAGATGACATCAAACAAGATTTAATACCATTGATTGATGAAGACACCGATGCATTTAATCAGATTATGACCGCTTTCAAACTTCCCAAAACTACTGAAGACGAAATAAAATATCGTCAACAAGCCATTCAGGGAGCTACCATTTATGCGATTGATGTGCCATTACGAGTTGCTAATCTTTGTATGAAAGCACTTCGTACTATTGAACCAATCAAAGCGTATGGAAATAGGAATGCCATCAGTGATGTTGAAGTGGCAGAGTTACAGTTGCAAGCTGCGTGTCATGGTGCCCTTAAGAATGTAAGTATAAATATCACCAGTTTGTCTAATCAAAAGCTGGTTGAAGCATATCAAATGCAAGTAGATGCTATTTTGAATCAAATTCAATAA